GGGCTTGATTTAAGCCATGAAGATACATTTTCAGcatcataactatatacatgaaattataatctATAACATcccatcactataacaacaattactataacatcactgtaacaataatgctcagtgcatcatgagccttctgaagacacctgacatgacaaattttgcactggataccacacaatcattttacaaggatgaacacaGGAGCGCTGGGTACAGAGGGTCACACCTCTCCTcttagtttactgcaagagggttagtcactgactagAAGGCAGTTTCTGTTATAGTTCTCTTGGCATCCAGGCATTAAGGCCATGAGGCAGCATGACACAAGTAGTGACACACCCAGCTGcggaaagacacagacactgaaatcagcactgcatgggaaggcttcagctcaggaattgcccagcactcaagtgcacactccctctggagtgtaaacccaaaattgtattgtcttgcactgcacagagaactgtacagtgcAAGCACATGAAATCCATCCCTCAATTTgtaggaagatatgcacagctttttgccccacagttatgaattccacaaactgggcttgttttagagaaaacaaaaacaagtttattaactacaaaagtgattataagtgacagaaaacagatcaaagcagattacccatcaaataaaacaaaaacgcAATATAAGCTTAAGATACTGaaaaactggttacaagtagtagTTTCTGACCCTAAATGTcattttaggcagattgcagagtttcttgaaggcaagctgctcttgcttgcCATTTAAAGCTccaggtatttttttttccacaggccagacaccttcccagcctgggctcagtccttctccccccccccccccatctgtgtttcttagatgtttcctGCAGTCCTGGGTGGGGATCCAGTGAAGAATGACTACTGATTATGtccctcccctgccttaaataggctttacatatggcaggaatcctttgttttccagtgtggttTCCACCCCCgtggaaaaatactgatattCTATCATGGAGTCCCCTATCAGGTGACAATCACATGATCCTGCAGTGgcaaagcagccatgagtcagaaGGTGTTTGTAGCATCCCAAgaaagcttctcaggaaggtgggagattagcatcttcaaagacctattgttcttcCCAAATGATTCATTGACTGGTCCCCAAGTAGccagccagactgattgcattctgtctggtgggcattccccaggtgcaaacacttttgtagtacagatgtatagtcaatattcctaactttagatacaaaatttatacatacacacaaatagcatcatattcagcaaattataacttttccaatgatatctcacatgccttatcttgcacaaaaCATATTATTGTTATGCTATAATCAtacaacaatatttctatgaagaatataaGGTGTAGTGTTACACCTCCCCCCTTAGATTACTGCCAgagggttacagagtagcagccatgttagtctgtattcgcaaaaagaaaaggagtacttgtagcaccttagagactaacaaatttattagagcataagctttcgtgagctacagctcacttcagctcatgaaagcttatgctctaataaatttgttagtctctaaggtgccacaagtactccttttctttttgccagagggttagtcactgactaaTGAGAAGTGTGAGTAAAAGAGCAGTGACTAAAAGAGCATGCTCTTCTTAGGTCTTGGGTTTCCAACTTCCCAGTGTTACCAAAAATTAGAGTGCTTTTACAAAGTTCTGGGTTTCTTTTTTCAGGTTGCCTGAAAGCATTCTAGTATGCAGCACTGTTAACACAATGTAgatacaatgttaagcgaggagttactgtatttatgttcctgaaaaatgcaccTTTAAGCTAAACGATGTtaagctaatccaatttccccataagaattaatgtaaatgggggggggggattaggtTTCATGGAAATTTTTGTCACTAGACaaacacacagtataagttttaaacaaactatttaatactgtacacagcagtgatgattgcgaagcttggttgaggtggtggagtcagagggtgggatatttcccagggaatgccttactgctaaatgattaACTAgaactcggctgagccctcaagggttaacacatagcctcatactctacaaggcagcataaATGGAGTgagaggagacagcatggcagacagagacacacaccgtgaGTGTGAgtgatgtgcattgcccctttaagtacgctgaccacACTGAaagtcaggggtctcaaactcaatttatctCAATTTACTCTCACCAACCACCGCTCTGGGGAGGACGAGTGGCCCAGCATGGCTCTCACCTCATCGACCATCTTCTGCCTATCCCTCTGCAGTACGAGGGACCGCCCCCTGTTGGCACATTGTTTCTTATGCCTCTACCTCAGCATGGGGGATGGGAGCAGCGCTGGGAAGGGCCCAGTACCAGGGAGCGTTCTGCACCAAGGCTGACATACTCGGAGCCAAATCGGATCAGCACAGCTCTCAGGCCAGTCTAAGTGCCACTTCCATTAGCAGGCCCTTCAAACAAGTGTCCCTGTCCTTAAGAGTGTGTGGCCTGAAGCCCTTGCAGATTCTCTTCTTGTCTTTGATATGAGCTTTCCCGAGGCACTTCAAGCAGCTTGTACGTGGATCATTCACTGGCCTGGACTTATAGTAGGCAGCACATAGTTTGAAATCCAGGAACTggggcatgccccatccctgGGATGTCCCAAATGGGACACCTATCTAACTAACTAACTCTCAACTATTTATAACAAGAATGCCCAAggaaagtcaggaaaaaaaaaacaatggggaGCTTGCAATCACAAGAGACATTCCAGCAACTGTCATGGgctgtaagaaggaactgagagggcacagGGCCTGCGGCACGCTGAGCATGGGGCTCCAGGGGGCACTAGGGCCAGCCTGATGggtaccactaagggaaaaatctccagtgactgtGCACATGGGTGCAGGCACACCTAACTTGGAATCGACTCGAGctagcactcgaagaagaagtgTTATCAGgttccctcctcagtcttcttttttcaaaactaaatatgcccagttttctttttaaacttttcctcatcTATCTGGTGGTCAAAAcctataatttttgttgctctcctctgtccatatctttcctaaagtgtggcgcccagaactggacacagtactccagctgaagcctcatcagtgccaagcaTAGGAGAACAATTACCTTCTGTGTCTTTAGCTTATTTGGCGTATTTTATTTGTGCTAATAAATATACAGCTTCATAATTTTACTTAGTTCTTTAATaagattttaaacagaaaagataCATTTCATTACCTCAAACAGCTTTGGATATAATTAAGTCAATTGTAGTTCCATGAGATTATGCAAAATCTGGATTTTTTCCCCGAGAGAATCCTACAAGTTAAGAATCTATCAGGTATACGAGAAATTTAACTACTTCCCCCATTGTAATACACTTATCAAAATTTAATTTAGTCTGCCATCATGGTGTCCAATTCTCaatgcatttaaatgcatttgGAGCTTCTTACAATCTTCCATAGTTTGTATTTACCTAAACAAGTGTCCTTAGCAAACATCTCGGATTTTCTTTTTGCTCCTCCAAACTATTAGCAAATAAATTGACCAGTGAGATCAGAAACCTGCTGTAAATTATCCCTACCTTTATATCAGGTTGCCCataacaaaattttttttaaacatagctcTAATTTAGTTCTCGGACAAAAGAAAATCCATTCTCTAGCAAGAGTAGAAAACCACTAGATTTTTTTCTAGCAACAACTGGGTTTAAAAATGGTTCCGATTCCATTGTGGGAAGACTGAAAATAATACCTGACTGGGTACATCATAATACCTGCTGAACATTAATTTCTTGAAGCACATAAACTTCACTTCCATGCATCTCATGTATCCTcagctgatcagctgttcagacTAACACTGTCAAAAATGGTCTTAAATTGAAAGCAATAAAGATCAAACTTATTCAGTATAAGAGCACCCATTTTCCAGCATCTAGTCACTGTTCTATCAAGTGCAATTTAGTATGACTCCAATAGTTTGTTCATCCCAAtgtctttttcagtttgttacaCTGCTTATTTTACAATTTTTATAAGCCCACTCCACCACTGACAGATCCAAGAATTAAGAATGGTCATTATTGGAGAAAGTTAAGTAGTGATCAATCTGTCTAGGGTTTTATATCACATCCTCACAATAGTGTCAGAGCCCCTACCAGTTCACTATCCATTATGCCTCCTTTGTTCACGAGTCTATTACCAGTCAGCAGTTAGGCACGCATGGCCCCcactctgaagagtttacaattcaAGAAGACCTAAAACCAATGTAATACTCATCCCTTGCAAAGATTCTGAGCAACACGCTTTAAGCAATGCATTCTGAAAGTTAAAGAATTAACTAAATGTACATGTTCAGAATATTTGTCCTTCATTTTAGTGACTCACAGCTAGAATGAAGGGTTAGATTGTGTTCAGTCATTTTATTAACAATAAATGATaacaacacattttatttatagaTCACCTTCCATCCAAAGacctccaagcactttacaaaatgtaACCCTTCTTCCAGGTGTCTTTAGCAGGAGTTAGGTCCAGCTTCAGATGATGTCTAGGGCAGCGTTTCTGAAATGTGGctaccaggggcttttcttgtggctacAGCCTCCTGGATTGtgatggagggggggagggaaaagtagagccccctcccccactctgttgctcctggatgctggggccagctgcaggggttgggccctgaCCCCTTCTGGGGACACCTGGGGCACAACGCTGGAGGAGCAGACAGCCAGCGACTTCCTCACCTTCCCAGGTGTGGTGGGACttaggctttgggcttcagccctaggaTAGGAGTGTGGGGGGCAGCAAGCCCTGGCCACGgggcttcaggctccattccTGGACCCCgtcctccagctgcagggcaTCGGGCTCTGCCTGCAGGGCTTCGagctccagcccctcacccccatcttCCCTGGCCCCCACTACCTCCCCCAACcctccagggcttaatttgtccccaaggcttgccagggctgagtaagtctgctgtgaaaagtgattaacaaacatacaagtataacttttcacagcagacttactagctagcaataaataaattacaataattttgatgtgtgtatgtgcatatttatttgattttccTAAAGCTAATCAAGTATTTCAGGGAAAAGTGTGAgggcggccaccagcaagagttggtggccacactctgagacCACCAAGAAGCTTGTTCTGAGAAACCCTGGTCTTGgactaaatgaaataaaattgttGGCTCAAGCTCCAACTTAAAACCTCCTGGTCACACCTTTACAGTTATTTCCTCTCCACCCCTAAGAACTCAAGAGTCCTTGTGAATGTAAAGCCACAAACACTTTTATTTGGGAAAACAACTATttacataataaaattaaattaacaaaagCCACACAGATCCAGTTATTAACTGCCACAGCTGTTGGGCCCTGAGCTATTATTCACAGAACAACCCACACCCACCTAAAACCACACTCAAATTCAAGTAGACAGTGGTGGTGAAGTGggttacactgcaaatattttaaaacgcttacattagaagaaaaaatggttcctCCTGACTTCTCTCTAGTTTCATTGCACAGTTAAAAATATGGTGATAAAAACATTGATTATCCCTTTTaaatcagactagattatcacaattgtCCTTTTTGGGCTGAAAAACTATACAAACTTTGACCAGCCTCTTACTCACTCTGTGAATTTGGCTAAAACACATAGCAAACCCACTACTTTCTCCTTGTGCATAATATTAGCTTGCCCCATTAAAGCAGGGGGCTGAGCTCGAGGGCAGAACAGCCTATCCTACAATAAGAAATGTACAAAGATTCTGCTTTCAGACACTGGGCAGTTAGTACTGACAGGCCCAAAGCCAGCTCGTCCATCCTTTGCCTGTGTGTGGAGTGGCCTTTCCCGAGAGACAGCGAGCGGCCACCGCAGAAGCTACAGACTCCGCAGAGACCCAAACCGCAGCCTAGAAGGCTACGAGGGACAGACTCGGAGCCACCCAGACAGGCCCGGTCCCTACCGGAAGCAGCTGCCTCTACTGCAGGGTCTGCCAGGGCTCCGCGGCCGCCGCGCGCTGCTCAACCTAcctcctcctgctggtctctgAGGCGGGGCCGTCTGGGCGCCGCTCGGGATTCGGGGGGCCGAGCCTGGCTGCCGGCACTGCCGGGAAGGAAACGCCTTGTATGGGCCTAGGAAGCGCCATATTAGGAGCGGAGGAAGGGCCATATATGGCAGTGCAGTTCCTGCTGGAGCGAAGGGTGAGGTTTCTGTTCAGCCTTGGCCGGGCGTCGGGCCCGGGGCCAGATGACGTGATTACTGCCCCTGGCGGGGCTGGCGCACAGAGCAGCGGCCCCGGGTTAGCGAAGGAGGCGCCGGGCTCCTCCGCCGGCCACAGGGCGCTGAGCGGGGCCCGAGCCGCAGAACGACTCCGCCCCGCGGCGAGCTCCGGCCTAACGCGCACTTCAGCCAGAGCCCGCCCGGGCCGGATTTGGGCTGTGAAGCGGCACCTTCCTTCTTCCGCgcgggggctgggggcaggccgCGGCCAGAGCCCAGGGTTGCCCCCGCGTGTTCGCGCACGTCGGGCTGGATCCCCCTCCCGGACAGCGAAAGTTGTTGGGACAGGGATGGGAATGACGCAAGGTTTTTCCTGTCATTAGATGGCCAGATCTGAAGTTTGGCTTTCAGTGATAAACAGCTGCGTGTAATGCAGCCGACCAGCTCTCTGTGAGTGTCTAGAACATTCGAGCCTTACTTCAGGCCTATACTGACTTTTAGCACCTTCCTTCTGTTCCCATCTCATTCCTCTGGGCTCATGTCTGGGTTTGCATGTGCTTCtcgaaaaaaagatttttaaacagaTGACAGtttatagctttcagagtagcagccgtgttagtctgtattcgcaaaaagaaaaggagtacttgtggcaccttagagactaacaaatttattagagcataagctttcgtgagctacagctcacttcatcggatgcatttggtggaaaaaacagaggagagatttatatacatacacacagagaacatgaaacaatgggtttatcatacacactgtaaggagaaaaggagtacttgtggcaccttagagactaacaaatttattagagcataagctttcgtgagctacagctcacttaagccatcaccaacagcaggggggggaaaggaggaaaacctttcatggtgacaagcaggtaggctaattccagcagttaacaagaatatcagaggaacagtgggggggtggggtgggagggagaaataccatggggaaatagttttactttgtgtaatgactcatccattcccagtctctattcaagcctaaattaattgtatccagtttgcaaattaattccaattcagcagtctctcgttggagtctgtttttgaagcttttttgttgaagtatagccactcttaggtctgtgatcgagtgaccagagagattgaagtgttctccaactggtttttgaatgttataattcttgacgtctgatttgtgtccattcattcttttacgtagagactgtccagtttggccaatgtacatggcagaggggcattgctggcacatgatggcatatatcacattggtagatgcgcaggtgaacgagcctctgatagtgtggctgatgtgattaggccctatgatggtatcccctgaatagatatgtggacagagttggcaacgggctttgttgcaaggataggttcctgggttagtggttctgttgtgtggtgtgtgcttgctggtgagtatttgcttcagattggggggctgtctgtaagcaaggactggtctgtctcccaagatctgagagagcgatggctcgtccttcaggataggttgtagatccttgatgatgcgttggagaggttttagttgggggctgaaggtgatggctagtggcgttctgttgttttctttgttgggcctgtcctgtagtaggtgacttctgggtactcttctggctctgtcaatctgtttcttcacttcagcaggtgggtattgtagttgtaggaatgcatgatagagatcttgtaggtgtttgtctctgtctgaggggttggagcaaatgcggttatatcgtagcgcttggctgtagacaatggatcgagtggtatgatctggatgaaagctagaggcatgtaggtaggaatagcggtcagtaggtttccgatatagggtggtgtttatgtgaccatcgcttattagcaccgtagtgtccaggaagtggatctcttgtgtggactggtccaggctgaggttgatggtgggatggaaactgttgaaatcatggtggaattcctcaagagcttcttttccatgggtccagatgattaTAGCTTGGCATCTTCAGATAACCTGGGAATTCCACTGGAAACAATCTTTTTGAGCCACTAATTGGGTTCATACTGTTCCAACATGGTTGCAAGAGCAGGATTTTCCTCATCTAGAGAAGATTCAAAAATCTTAACCTAACTGATCCAGACAACAAACCACAGACAATGTACCAGCAAGGCATATCATAGACATAAAATCTCCTTTCATATACTGAATGACAAAATGCTTCCTAGACCTTTTAGCTTTACACCTTCAGACAGAAGTAGTACTTTGGGTAAAACAAGTGTAATGCCCATCACCTGTGGTCAAATTGGGAGGTATAAGAGATACATCCATGTCTCACACCATTGATTAGACTAGGGGCTATAAGTGGTTTCCTGGGCCACCACTTAAGGTTAATGGTTGTGAAAATTGGGGAGGATAGTGGAGGTAAATAGCATTTTCCCCCAGTTCATATGCTGCCAACACCAGGAGTGCTCCCACAGTGACTCATTGAAGGGAAATACTTCTGTGATCATCTGTGGGTAGCCTTGGCTCTGGGTATAAAAAGTAAATTCACCATGGGAAGGAATTAATTCTTTGATCTTTAGCCATCAGTACAGCAGACCAAACTTCAGCTGCCTCAAAGGCCTAAGTTTGTCTGTCAGAGAATCCCATAAAGGCCAACTCATTTCCTGAAAAGGAGTAGTCAGTCAGTGGATTTTACAGATTGGCTGTTTTGGTAAACAACCCTCTAAAACCTCCCTGTCTTCCCAGGAAGAGAGATTTGTGACCAAGACAGCTAGaattaacccccacccccagatgctgggacagagacaaacattcTGACCAAAAAATATAGGATTTTACTGAGGTGAGCTCTGAAGCTACAGATGGTTCTAAATCTTAAAACTAATGATACCCTAGATTAAGCTCCATAGTGGCAAATTATAGATGATTGGTATTTGAAGGGGCAAAGCATCACCTGATCTGGTGTCTTTAAGAGACTGATTAATTCTGAAAATGAAAGAGTATTTATGATCAGTGTAACAATGTTGCCCTGGAAACAGGCAAACAAGTAGATTTACACTTTATCACAATGGTCTAGAATGCTAGATAAATGCTGAGGAGTTTTAAGTCCTCAGagcaagagctgaggaagtaGCTCAAACAAGATTCCCTCAAAGAGTGAAGAGAGCTGAGTTTGAAGCTGTCCTTTTTTTCATTTACACTTGGTGAGAAGGTGTAAAGTTCACCACAGCCATTCATACCTTTGTCATGTCCAGACTGGATGACTCATCTCCGATACATTCTACATGGGGCTATGCTCTCAATTGAGTCTTAGTCCGTGGTATTTACATCCAGCCTTCTTTAGCACCTCACTTTTCCTGAGAAGGTTGGTGACTGGTGTAAGATTGGTGTGCTGGGGGCAATCTACTGATGATCACACATAGCTTCAGCTGGGGTAAGCAGCATTAAGCTACAcctatttacatcagctgaagatctgggtaCTTTTTTGAACTCTCTTTTTCTACCTGTCTTGAGTTCTTGTGAGGCATAGttctatacatttaaaaaaaaaaaaaatcatcgaGCCTAGTTCTAGGAGCCCTTTCCTGTTTGAGATCTTTTCATACAGCTGTCACAATGATTAATAACTAGTGGTAGGAGTATTCAATCACACCAGTTCTCTAGTTATTTTAATTTCTATGGCACCAGTCACTATATGAATACCTCATTGCTCTTCACTGAAGTCTCTCTCCACATTGTCTTTTTCTGCACTGGGGTGACCAGAATGGAATGCTCTGTGTTATATTTACTAGTACAAACACCTAGCTAAATTGTTGGTATTAGCAGTAGGCTTCCATCAGTtgatctgatttaaaaaattattcccacccccacatatattcaaaatgtattttccacactatatataattttattaccTTCCCATATTTCTAATCTGCCCAGCTCCTTTGGGATGATTTCCCTCTTCTCACTCATTCTGTGCCCCTCCCCATTCACTACTAGCTATAAATCCAAGCAATATGCttgtttttccaattttttttttttacctgaagtCAAGCAGTAATTAAGATTCTCTTCTATATTACCCTCTGACAAAACAGAATTAACCAAGTGACCCTTCCATCCAAGTGAGCAGTCAGGCTCAAGGCTTATATAGATATTTGACAAATGGTGGGTAGTACACAACTTACGATACATGCTAGGTATCCTCTCAAATAGAGAGAGGGATGGATCATCAGAATGTTCTAACTTCCTTACTAAGTAGATGAGAGTTAAAGATGCAACACCAATTACTCCCACTTACTTAAATGAAGTTGCTACAGCTCAAGACATCTCACCTTctctctacaaaaagaaaaggagtatttgtggcaccttagagactaacaaatttattagagcataagctttcgtgagctacagctcacttcatcggatgcatttggtggaaaaatgcaccaaatttttccaccaaatgcatccgatgaagtgagctgtagctcacaaaagcttatgctctaataaatttgttagtctctaaggtgccacaaatactccttttctttttgcgaatacagactaacacggctgctactctgaaaccttctctcTACAGAGACACCTAGCTCAGTTCCATGGAAGTTACAACAAATCTATTGAGGAAAAAAAGAGATCTTTAACTGAGGGGAAGGAGTCAAGGATATGGGTAAAAGCATGTTTCCCACACATACAAGCCTTAAAGAAAAAATGCACTGTTTTgatattttattaactttttccGAAGTACACCAAGTATCCCATTGGCGGTAAAGCGCATTCAATGTGTTTATAAGCTAAACAGTcactttttgtttaaacaaatacaattacaaagtaaaaagaaaccACAAAATAATGAACTGCATGTTCATAACATAGAAAATTGCTGCCTACTTAGTAGGTAAACTACAACATTCCAACTcctgaatatatatttataaatttacATTTCAGTAACAAAAATAGACTTTGAGAGGTTTTTTTGCTTACATTCTGTCTTCTAGCTCCTTCTcaatctctcctccccccccccccggtcttcCTTACATTCTTTTAATAAAATCCCTTTCACCTTAAGGCTAGATGCAAAGCATCCATTCACACATATGCATGACATCAGCAAGGCTTCACAAAAAGGCACCAAGAcatgtaactttaaaaacaaacttttgccATATGAGTATCTCATCAGGTGATATTTACATAACATCACTCTTACATGCTTGAATACACAGTAAGTGCTGTTCTCAAATAAGTTTAAAACTCATTACAGCATAGTCACTAAAATAGAATTACCATTTACAAAATATGGGCCTGCTAACTCCAAATAATACAATATGAATACGCAAAGAATTTTCACATCATCAATAGTACCCAAAGGAAAGCAAAACCATACCATGGCACATGTACATTTTACATTGTCTATGCATTTAATAAAAGTTCCTTTCTCAGTAAAATGTTTATGGGGGAAAATTATATTGAAATTATATCCATTGTCCATGCAAATTAAGTCTTTTGACAGAAGTTGAGAACTTAAATGGCAGTTGTTTCAGGCAGTTGaagtttaaagaaaacttaggATGGCCTTGCTACGTATGATGTTCTTTAGTAACGGACAGACTCCATTCAGTCTGATAGTACCAATcaactatttttatatttctgtctTTACAGTCTCAACAAATTTCAATTGTCCTTGGAGAAAAAGTTGATGACATTTCTGAAAGTGCTGAAGTCCCTTGTGAACTGAAAGAATTGGTAATCCCTGGAGAGGGGAAAGTGGTAGATACTTGGGCCTGAAAGGTAGCAGTAACAGAAGGATATGTAGTTGCTACTGAGGGAGAAGGGAAAGTGGTGTGTGCTGGAGATGGATAGGAAGAAGACACTGGGGAGGAATAGGATGTAGGCACTGAAGAAGGGTAAGTGGTGGCGGCTGGAGATGGGTAGGAAGTAGTCATTGCGGGGGAGGAGTAGGTGGAAATCTGAGAAGCAGTAGAGGCTGGAGTTGACTTTTCTGCTTTCTTATCCTTCTGTCTCAGGTGAATTTTAGTGTGTCTCTTCCTCTCATCGCTTCTGGCAAACTTTCTACCACAAATATCACAGGCAAATGGCTTCTCCCCGGTGTGGGTTCGGATATGAGTGGTCAAGTGATCGCTTCTGCTGAAATTCCTCATACAAATACGGCACTGAAAAGGTTTTTGTCCTGTGTGAATCCGAATGTGCCGGGTCAGCTCATCAGATCTGGAAAACCTCCTGTCACAGGACTCCACTGGGCACGCGTAGGGTCTCTCGTGAGGAGGGGTCTTGCTAGGTCGGTTTGGGTATTTTCTCATCCTGCTTGGCTTGATTAGCTGGGACTGATACGTAGTGTTTAGCGTCTTCGGATCTTGGGAGCCAGTCTGGGTAGCAAAAGCTTTGATAGTGGAGAGAGGTGTGAGAGAGGGCTGCTGGGGTCTGGTTTCTAGCGTTGGAAATGGTTTCTGATCAGCTGGGACGAGGCTGAGAGATTCCCCCTGTTGCTGGGGAAATAAGTAGTCTGGGATCATTGGCACCTGGAAGTTGGTTTTAGCAGCCGGATAAGCCGGGGGAGGGTACTGGAGAGAGGTACTGGGAGCGTTTGGGAAGGACTGGGTTTGCTGCTCAGGGAAAATCTCAGAGCTAGAATTGGGAAATGTTGGTGCTGCTGAATAGATCGGGCTGTTGTCACTGGCCTGGACAGAACAGCTCAGGGGCGGGGTCTGTGAAGATGAGGAGGATGGTGATGAAGAAGGTGTAGAAGTGGTGGGTAGGTTAGCCATGCCCACCAGCC
This genomic window from Dermochelys coriacea isolate rDerCor1 chromosome 8, rDerCor1.pri.v4, whole genome shotgun sequence contains:
- the EGR1 gene encoding LOW QUALITY PROTEIN: early growth response protein 1 (The sequence of the model RefSeq protein was modified relative to this genomic sequence to represent the inferred CDS: deleted 1 base in 1 codon), producing the protein MAAAKAEMQLLPPLQISDPFSSFPHSPPTMDSNYPKLEEMMLLSGGGPQFLTSSGAPENSGFNPPGEQHFEHLAADTFPEISLNNEKPLAETSYPNQTSRLPPITYTGRFSLEPAPNSSNPLWPEPLFSLVSGLVGMANLPTTSTPSSSPSSSSSQTPPLSCSVQASDNSPIYSAAPTFPNSSSEIFPEQQTQSFPNAPSTSLQYPPPAYPAAKTNFQVPMIPDYLFPQQQGESLSLVPADQKPFPTLETRPQQPSLTPLSTIKAFATQTGSQDPKTLNTTYQSQLIKPSRMRKYPNRPSKTPPHERPYACPVESCDRRFSRSDELTRHIRIHTGQKPFQCRICMRNFSRSDHLTTHIRTHTGEKPFACDICGRKFARSDERKRHTKIHLRQKDKKAEKSTPASTASQISTYSSPAMTTSYPSPAATTYPSSVPTSYSSPVSSSYPSPAHTTFPSPSVATTYPSVTATFQAQVSTTFPSPGITNSFSSQGTSALSEMSSTFSPRTIEIC